The following are from one region of the Bacillus methanolicus MGA3 genome:
- a CDS encoding ABC transporter ATP-binding protein yields the protein MNEIVSVKNVTKTFHNKTAVNDVSFSIRKGEVVAILGPNGAGKTTTISMMLGLLKPTSGEIRLFGLLPQEKSVREKIGTMLQEVSVIEGLKVKELLELIRSYYPHPLPLQELITLTGLTEQDLKTMAEKLSGGQKRRLNFALALAGNPELIIFDEPTVGMDITSRNRFWQTVEKLAGQGKTIIFTTHYLQEADDVAQRILLFNEGRIIADGTPSEIKSRISKKSVSFVVDPAKSLESLYKHPVIDNIFRKDGRVIVQTDDTDKVLELLFLEKIGARDIEIERGKLEEAFEELTAEHKEAIK from the coding sequence ATGAATGAAATAGTGAGTGTAAAAAATGTAACTAAAACCTTTCATAATAAAACAGCAGTGAATGATGTATCCTTTTCCATCAGGAAAGGTGAGGTTGTAGCAATTCTTGGCCCGAACGGCGCTGGGAAAACAACGACCATCTCAATGATGCTGGGGCTGTTAAAGCCAACTTCAGGAGAAATTCGTTTATTTGGCCTGCTCCCGCAGGAAAAAAGCGTCCGTGAGAAAATTGGCACAATGCTGCAGGAAGTCAGTGTCATAGAGGGCTTAAAGGTAAAGGAATTGCTGGAATTAATCCGAAGTTATTATCCTCATCCGCTGCCATTACAGGAACTCATTACGTTAACCGGGTTGACGGAACAGGACCTAAAAACAATGGCAGAAAAGTTATCTGGCGGACAGAAGCGCCGGCTGAACTTTGCCTTAGCGCTTGCCGGAAATCCAGAGCTTATTATTTTTGACGAGCCGACAGTTGGGATGGATATTACATCAAGAAATCGATTTTGGCAAACAGTTGAAAAACTCGCCGGCCAAGGGAAGACCATTATTTTTACAACCCATTATCTTCAAGAAGCGGATGATGTCGCACAGCGAATCTTGCTGTTTAATGAAGGCAGGATTATTGCGGACGGAACACCATCCGAAATAAAATCACGGATTTCAAAGAAGTCTGTTTCTTTTGTAGTCGATCCAGCAAAGTCTCTCGAAAGTTTGTATAAACATCCTGTCATCGACAATATTTTTCGGAAAGATGGCCGGGTTATTGTCCAAACCGATGACACCGATAAAGTATTAGAACTTCTTTTTCTAGAGAAAATCGGAGCTCGTGATATCGAAATTGAACGTGGAAAGCTGGAAGAGGCATTTGAAGAACTAACCGCCGAACATAAGGAGGCAATAAAATAA
- a CDS encoding ABC transporter ATP-binding protein, whose translation MSHLNVKEVSKRFGTNDIIRDLSFQVEKEEFVSIIGPSGSGKSTIFHMIGGIIEPDEGTIQLENKTINGKRGEISYMPQTPSLFPWRTVLENTVLSQELKGKPDKEKAKEMLEKAGLAPYLNSYPHELSGGMKQRVAFIRALLSPQSLICLDEPFSALDELTRLNMQKWLLSIWEENRKTILFVTHNIDEALFLSDRIIVLSNKPAKVKAEFQIPFSRPRDERIMLTDDFLKWKREVFYTLQGEQP comes from the coding sequence ATGAGTCATCTGAATGTAAAAGAAGTTTCAAAACGATTTGGCACAAACGATATTATTCGGGATCTTTCCTTTCAAGTGGAAAAAGAAGAATTTGTTTCAATCATCGGTCCGTCGGGCAGCGGGAAAAGCACGATTTTTCATATGATCGGCGGAATCATCGAACCTGATGAGGGAACGATACAGCTTGAAAATAAAACGATCAATGGCAAAAGGGGAGAAATCAGCTATATGCCGCAAACCCCGTCGCTTTTTCCGTGGAGAACCGTTCTAGAAAACACAGTGCTCAGCCAAGAATTAAAAGGGAAACCGGACAAAGAAAAAGCAAAGGAAATGCTGGAGAAAGCAGGATTAGCTCCTTATTTGAATTCATATCCTCATGAACTATCCGGCGGTATGAAGCAGAGGGTTGCCTTCATACGCGCTTTATTAAGCCCCCAATCCTTGATTTGCCTTGATGAACCGTTTTCGGCGCTTGATGAACTGACAAGGCTTAACATGCAAAAATGGCTTCTGTCGATCTGGGAGGAAAACCGAAAAACGATATTATTTGTAACTCATAACATTGATGAAGCGTTGTTTTTATCTGATAGGATCATCGTACTGTCAAATAAACCGGCGAAAGTGAAAGCTGAATTTCAAATTCCTTTTTCTCGGCCACGAGATGAAAGAATAATGCTTACAGACGATTTTCTAAAATGGAAAAGGGAGGTTTTCTACACATTGCAGGGGGAGCAGCCGTGA
- a CDS encoding TatD family hydrolase gives MEKMIDAHIHLDLYEKVEMKEIIENSAFLEALISVSFHLESCKTNLLLSEKYDKVKPAFGFHPEQPLPNENEIEKLVCWMNDHKREMTAVGEVGLPYYLRSEQKVTPYQFGQYIELLEQFIKLAKEWEKPIVLHAVYDDAPMACDLLEKHSIEKVHFHWFKGDGKTIERMIANGYFISVTPDVVYEQEIQQIVNAYPLERIMIETDGPWPFEGPFKGKMTHPAMMAESVKQIAKIKKIPVTDVFRQVRKNAETFFCI, from the coding sequence ATGGAAAAAATGATTGATGCCCATATTCATCTTGACCTTTATGAAAAAGTTGAAATGAAAGAAATCATTGAAAACTCAGCGTTTCTTGAAGCGCTTATTTCTGTGTCATTCCATCTCGAATCATGCAAAACCAATCTCCTGCTTTCGGAAAAATACGACAAAGTCAAACCTGCTTTCGGTTTTCATCCGGAGCAGCCGCTTCCCAATGAAAACGAGATTGAAAAACTTGTATGCTGGATGAATGATCACAAAAGAGAGATGACTGCCGTAGGTGAGGTAGGACTCCCTTATTATTTGCGAAGTGAACAGAAAGTTACACCATACCAATTCGGACAGTATATCGAACTTTTGGAACAGTTTATTAAATTGGCGAAAGAGTGGGAAAAACCGATTGTTTTGCATGCTGTATATGACGATGCGCCAATGGCCTGTGATCTGCTTGAAAAGCATTCGATAGAAAAAGTTCATTTTCATTGGTTTAAAGGCGACGGCAAAACGATTGAGAGAATGATCGCCAATGGTTATTTTATTTCCGTAACGCCTGATGTTGTTTATGAACAAGAGATTCAACAGATAGTTAATGCTTATCCGCTGGAACGAATCATGATTGAAACGGATGGTCCATGGCCGTTTGAAGGCCCTTTTAAAGGTAAAATGACTCATCCGGCAATGATGGCAGAATCCGTGAAGCAAATAGCGAAAATCAAAAAAATTCCGGTCACAGACGTGTTTCGCCAAGTGCGGAAAAATGCAGAAACATTTTTTTGCATATAA
- a CDS encoding ABC transporter permease, which produces MREAIIKGWRPLLVLLLFFLIWEAGVRLAGTPEWLLPAPSKIVAEGAAGWSEFYPDALSTIKIALLGFAVGTGVGILTAIILHLVSFLRSSVYPLLILSQNIPIIVLAPLLVIWFGFGLLPKIIVITLVCFFPITVAALDGFRQTPQELKHYMMMAGATKQQLFWKLEWPYSLPSIFSGLKISATYSVMGAVISEWLGADKGIGVYMTLASSSFRTDRVFVAIFTIMFLSLLFFLLIVLAERRMVRWQGKGDDQR; this is translated from the coding sequence ATGAGAGAAGCAATCATAAAAGGATGGAGACCGCTACTGGTTCTCCTCCTTTTCTTTCTCATTTGGGAAGCAGGAGTAAGATTGGCTGGAACTCCTGAATGGCTTCTTCCTGCTCCATCTAAAATTGTGGCAGAAGGCGCAGCTGGCTGGTCCGAATTTTATCCAGACGCATTGTCAACGATTAAAATCGCACTTCTCGGCTTTGCAGTAGGGACAGGAGTTGGCATTCTCACGGCCATCATTTTGCATCTTGTTTCATTCCTTCGGTCGTCTGTTTATCCGCTGCTCATTTTATCGCAAAATATACCGATTATTGTACTCGCGCCGCTACTTGTTATCTGGTTTGGGTTCGGATTGCTGCCTAAAATCATCGTTATCACGCTTGTCTGTTTTTTCCCAATCACAGTCGCTGCTCTGGACGGTTTCAGGCAAACTCCACAGGAACTCAAGCATTACATGATGATGGCTGGTGCCACGAAACAGCAGCTTTTTTGGAAACTGGAGTGGCCGTATTCGCTTCCGTCGATATTTTCCGGATTAAAAATCTCTGCGACATATAGTGTCATGGGGGCAGTCATTTCCGAATGGCTTGGCGCAGATAAAGGGATTGGCGTTTACATGACGCTTGCATCCTCCTCGTTCCGCACTGACCGTGTATTTGTCGCGATTTTTACAATCATGTTCCTAAGCCTGCTGTTTTTCCTGCTGATCGTTTTGGCTGAACGGCGAATGGTCCGTTGGCAGGGGAAGGGAGATGATCAAAGATGA
- a CDS encoding PAS domain-containing sensor histidine kinase: protein MENKIQSNWEFETIYKHALDIIMIVDQNRHVRFSTPSFKKISGYSPEELKDIFDIVHPDDREILMERHRNVILTQQPSKSEYRIITRSGNIRYFECRTMPVESQDNLTVVTVRDITERKNMEIELQNRKDRYKLLQNSLKNFSKDLSSVMKLADLKARLIHEINTVLQDSQPTILMFDKEKQKIEEDYFAEFQPYLDNLRVGKIVNVFDKVLLKVGERTSHAYFLILNKQSIDEEMDSIWLETIVYYANMVFESLDVIENLMNKLEVAMQSSQTPLWILRLLFNLSEKERLHLSSDLHDTVLQNQIDLYRRMESLLHRHEFEHQIKAQLKGIEQGLLDTIHQIRMTCNELRPPLLRELGLERALENLFEYTQVSSTFKIYFSTDNTSSLHLNEEQTIGIYRIVQELLNNATKHSKASKIHLHISAQEDKMMFEYSDDGVGFEPDKLKPSFNNMGLTSIKQRVQSLSGHVEFYSKPNCGLKVTMQIPCTGIGDKKF from the coding sequence ATGGAAAACAAAATTCAATCAAATTGGGAGTTTGAAACGATTTACAAACACGCATTGGATATCATTATGATCGTTGACCAAAATCGGCATGTACGGTTTTCGACACCTTCTTTTAAAAAAATTAGCGGATACAGTCCTGAGGAATTGAAAGACATATTTGATATTGTACACCCTGATGATAGAGAAATTTTAATGGAAAGACATAGGAATGTTATTTTGACCCAACAGCCTTCCAAGAGTGAGTACCGGATCATTACTCGTTCCGGTAATATTAGATATTTTGAGTGCCGGACGATGCCTGTAGAAAGTCAAGATAACCTTACAGTAGTTACGGTCCGGGATATCACCGAACGAAAAAATATGGAAATAGAGCTTCAAAATAGAAAAGATCGCTATAAATTATTGCAAAACAGTTTGAAAAATTTTTCAAAAGACTTGTCTTCAGTAATGAAACTAGCGGATCTTAAAGCAAGATTAATTCATGAAATAAATACAGTTTTACAAGATTCCCAGCCGACTATCTTAATGTTTGACAAAGAAAAGCAAAAAATCGAAGAAGATTATTTTGCTGAATTTCAACCCTATTTGGATAACTTGAGGGTTGGAAAGATCGTAAACGTTTTCGATAAAGTACTTTTAAAAGTAGGAGAGCGGACCAGCCATGCCTACTTCCTCATTCTAAATAAGCAATCTATAGATGAGGAAATGGACTCCATTTGGCTGGAAACAATCGTTTACTACGCCAATATGGTATTTGAGAGCCTGGATGTAATCGAGAATCTAATGAATAAATTGGAAGTTGCCATGCAAAGCAGCCAAACTCCTCTTTGGATCTTACGGCTCTTGTTTAATCTTTCCGAAAAGGAACGGCTCCATTTATCAAGTGATTTGCATGATACAGTACTGCAGAATCAAATTGATTTGTACAGAAGAATGGAATCATTGCTTCACCGCCATGAATTTGAACACCAGATAAAAGCACAGCTTAAAGGAATCGAACAAGGATTGCTGGACACTATTCACCAAATCCGTATGACATGCAATGAACTCCGGCCGCCATTGTTAAGGGAATTGGGTTTAGAGCGAGCCTTGGAAAATTTATTTGAATATACCCAAGTTTCTTCAACTTTTAAAATTTATTTTTCTACAGACAATACTTCAAGTCTTCATTTAAATGAAGAACAAACAATCGGCATCTATCGTATCGTACAAGAATTGCTTAACAATGCGACAAAACATTCCAAGGCTTCTAAAATCCATCTTCATATAAGTGCCCAGGAAGACAAAATGATGTTTGAATATTCTGATGACGGTGTGGGCTTTGAACCGGATAAGTTAAAACCTTCCTTTAATAATATGGGATTAACCAGCATTAAGCAACGCGTACAGAGCCTTTCGGGCCATGTAGAGTTTTATTCAAAACCGAATTGCGGATTAAAAGTTACCATGCAAATTCCATGTACAGGTATTGGAGATAAAAAATTTTGA
- a CDS encoding MTH1187 family thiamine-binding protein produces the protein MASALVSIQILPKTKDGEDVIPYVDEAIKVIHESGVQYEVHPLETTMEGELDQLLKVIKDMNDRMIEMGSKNVISQVKILYQPEGISMNQLTEKYRQ, from the coding sequence ATGGCTAGCGCGCTGGTAAGTATTCAAATTTTGCCAAAGACAAAAGACGGGGAAGATGTGATTCCGTATGTGGATGAAGCGATAAAGGTTATTCATGAATCAGGGGTTCAATATGAGGTGCACCCTCTCGAAACAACAATGGAAGGCGAACTGGACCAGCTATTAAAAGTGATCAAAGATATGAATGACCGGATGATTGAAATGGGCAGCAAAAATGTCATCTCTCAAGTAAAAATTTTATATCAGCCAGAGGGAATTTCAATGAATCAACTGACGGAGAAGTACCGGCAATGA
- a CDS encoding HAAS domain-containing protein yields MFRVIWTVIGIVFVNLVFVLGPFLGLLGLLGAGWICGIAGILSPLIMFVSAIAIPGTFEWFDVFVSIEFCGIGLFISIGMYYATKGVKKGFLRYLEYNAAIVKGGIKRD; encoded by the coding sequence ATGTTTCGCGTTATATGGACAGTTATTGGTATAGTTTTTGTTAATTTGGTCTTTGTTCTTGGTCCTTTTCTTGGACTGCTTGGTCTTTTGGGTGCTGGTTGGATCTGTGGTATAGCCGGGATTTTGAGTCCATTAATAATGTTCGTAAGTGCCATTGCTATTCCCGGAACTTTTGAATGGTTTGATGTATTTGTTTCGATTGAATTTTGCGGCATAGGTTTGTTCATATCAATAGGCATGTATTATGCAACGAAAGGTGTAAAAAAGGGCTTTCTTCGTTATCTGGAATACAATGCAGCCATTGTGAAAGGTGGAATAAAGCGTGATTAA
- a CDS encoding sensor histidine kinase → MLNFKGRQISIFPRRYGFFPYIFLIYILFPIYYLMSETRLKQVIGYGMVCLFLVTYRQLYFAAERLSFSTWLALQLLIIFIFSMFYNLNFLFLGFFPANFIGWYKDKRMFKWGIISLIFVELVPLCYHLIFSKLDISTKELLYFVPFLIIMFISPYGIRSMNKRMELEKQLDQANQQIKELVKREERLRIARDLHDTLGHTLSLLTLKSQLVQRLTAIDPERARIEAKEMEVTSRAALKQVRELVSDMRAATIAEELLQIQQFLKAAGIDYHYNGEDDFAEISPFTQNIMSLCLREAATNVVKHSRAKNCFISIYRTSDHFKVIIKDDGIGMADHHSYGNGLNGIKERLDLIDGTLFLFNHNGTVLEMTVPIIQKAEKEGAAL, encoded by the coding sequence ATGCTTAACTTTAAGGGCAGACAAATTTCGATTTTTCCAAGGCGGTATGGCTTTTTTCCTTATATCTTTCTTATTTATATCTTGTTTCCAATCTATTATTTAATGAGTGAAACAAGGTTGAAACAGGTGATTGGCTATGGAATGGTCTGCCTTTTTTTAGTAACATACCGCCAGCTGTATTTTGCGGCTGAAAGACTGAGCTTTTCCACCTGGCTTGCTCTGCAGCTGTTGATCATTTTCATTTTCAGCATGTTCTATAACCTAAATTTTTTGTTTTTAGGTTTTTTTCCGGCAAATTTTATCGGCTGGTACAAAGACAAAAGGATGTTTAAGTGGGGAATCATCAGTTTAATTTTCGTTGAATTAGTTCCTTTGTGTTATCATTTGATTTTTTCTAAGCTTGACATTTCAACAAAAGAATTACTTTATTTTGTTCCATTTTTGATCATTATGTTCATCTCGCCTTATGGGATCCGTTCCATGAATAAACGAATGGAACTGGAGAAACAGCTCGATCAAGCCAACCAGCAAATTAAAGAATTGGTGAAGCGCGAGGAACGGCTGCGCATTGCCCGCGACCTTCATGATACGCTCGGTCATACGTTGTCTCTCCTTACATTAAAAAGCCAGCTTGTCCAAAGGTTAACGGCGATTGATCCAGAGCGAGCCCGGATCGAGGCAAAGGAAATGGAGGTCACCTCCCGTGCTGCACTAAAACAAGTGCGCGAGCTTGTTTCCGACATGAGAGCTGCCACCATTGCGGAAGAACTTTTGCAAATCCAACAATTTTTAAAAGCCGCGGGAATTGATTATCATTACAATGGGGAAGACGATTTTGCAGAGATTTCCCCTTTTACGCAAAACATCATGAGTTTGTGTTTGCGAGAAGCAGCAACGAATGTCGTAAAGCACAGCCGCGCAAAAAATTGCTTCATTTCCATTTATCGGACTTCTGATCATTTTAAAGTGATCATAAAGGACGATGGCATTGGTATGGCTGATCATCATTCTTATGGAAATGGGTTAAATGGAATCAAAGAACGGCTTGATCTAATTGACGGGACTCTTTTTCTTTTTAATCATAACGGAACCGTACTGGAAATGACCGTCCCGATTATACAGAAAGCTGAGAAAGAAGGTGCGGCATTATGA
- a CDS encoding response regulator transcription factor: MINILIVDDHLSILEGTKMLLEQESDFNISIENSSLNALNKIKLQHFDILLFDLYMPHLNGLELTRKALAYNQDLIVLIYTGFDIKPHFNLLVEAGVSGFLSKTSSREELVIGIRSALRQQVVLPLSLVRELRRPGIVSAGTNSQETVILTKTEEDILAELSKGKSTREIANSLSMSQRSLEYNLTLLYQKFGVRTRVDTIAKAKKLGLIPEEEL; encoded by the coding sequence ATGATAAATATTTTGATTGTCGATGACCATTTATCTATATTGGAAGGCACCAAAATGCTATTAGAGCAGGAATCCGATTTTAACATTTCAATAGAAAATAGTTCATTGAACGCATTAAATAAAATTAAGCTGCAGCATTTTGATATATTGCTGTTTGATTTGTATATGCCACACTTGAATGGGCTTGAACTTACAAGAAAAGCTTTAGCGTATAATCAAGATTTAATTGTATTAATTTACACCGGTTTTGATATTAAACCACATTTTAACTTATTAGTTGAAGCTGGAGTTTCCGGTTTTTTATCAAAAACTTCTTCAAGAGAAGAATTAGTGATTGGGATAAGAAGCGCCCTGCGGCAACAAGTTGTCTTGCCGCTTTCGCTTGTAAGAGAACTAAGAAGGCCTGGCATCGTTTCCGCTGGAACTAATTCGCAAGAAACGGTAATCCTGACGAAAACAGAAGAAGACATATTGGCAGAACTGTCAAAGGGCAAAAGTACGAGAGAAATAGCTAATTCCTTATCCATGAGCCAACGATCCCTGGAATATAATTTAACGTTGCTCTACCAAAAGTTTGGGGTCAGGACGAGGGTCGATACGATCGCAAAAGCCAAAAAGCTCGGCCTTATACCAGAAGAGGAGCTATAG
- a CDS encoding response regulator transcription factor — protein sequence MIRLFIAEDQRMLLGALGSLLDLEDDMKVIGQALNGEEALHSILSLKPDVCLIDIEMPVKNGLEVAEELAKRSVSCKVIILTTFARPGYFERALKIGVHGYLLKDGSIEELADAIRKVMAGKRVFSPELTFDAIREENPLSQREQEILRLAAEGKTTKEITAMLYLSSGTVRNYISEIIQKLNAKNRMDAVSIAKKKGWI from the coding sequence ATGATACGCCTTTTTATTGCCGAAGATCAGCGGATGCTTCTCGGAGCATTGGGGTCATTGCTCGATCTTGAAGACGATATGAAAGTAATCGGCCAAGCATTGAATGGAGAGGAAGCCCTTCATTCCATTCTGTCGCTTAAGCCTGATGTGTGTCTAATAGATATTGAGATGCCGGTGAAAAACGGGCTAGAAGTCGCGGAAGAATTGGCCAAACGCTCAGTTTCCTGCAAAGTGATCATTCTAACAACTTTTGCCCGTCCCGGTTATTTTGAACGGGCGCTGAAAATCGGGGTTCATGGTTATTTACTGAAGGATGGTTCAATCGAGGAACTGGCTGATGCCATTCGAAAAGTAATGGCCGGAAAGCGAGTTTTCAGTCCAGAGCTAACGTTTGATGCAATCCGGGAAGAAAACCCGCTCAGCCAAAGAGAACAGGAAATTTTGCGGCTGGCTGCTGAAGGAAAAACCACAAAAGAAATTACGGCCATGCTCTATTTATCATCGGGAACAGTCCGAAACTATATCTCTGAAATCATTCAAAAATTGAATGCAAAAAACCGAATGGATGCAGTCAGTATTGCTAAGAAAAAAGGGTGGATTTAG
- a CDS encoding ABC transporter substrate-binding protein codes for MKKWLALLFSAMLLTGCSTAKNDSSSKNAASSDKKQKSLQKVSVVLDWTPNTNHTGLYVAKEKGYFKQEGLDVNIVKPGETGADQLVASGKAEFGVGYQEGITQARIQGVPIVSIAAIIQHNTSGFASPVEKNIKSPKDFEGKTYGGWGSPVEKSVISSLMKKENADVKKVKFVNIGQTDFFTAVKKNIDFAWIYYGWTGIEAELRGEKLNMVYLTDYSKKLDYYTPVLTTSEQMISKKPEIVKAFVRAASKGYQFAIKHPNEAADILIKAEPDLDPKLVKKSQEWLASKYQADAPRWGEQKLEVWENYASWMYENGLLDKKLDAKKAFTNEFLPK; via the coding sequence ATGAAAAAATGGCTTGCTTTGCTTTTTTCAGCCATGCTCTTAACGGGATGCAGCACAGCAAAGAATGACTCTTCATCAAAGAACGCTGCATCGTCAGACAAAAAACAAAAATCACTGCAAAAAGTTTCGGTCGTGCTTGATTGGACACCGAACACAAATCATACCGGATTATATGTAGCGAAAGAAAAAGGCTACTTCAAACAGGAAGGACTTGATGTTAACATCGTGAAGCCGGGTGAGACTGGAGCTGATCAGCTTGTGGCATCCGGAAAAGCTGAATTTGGTGTCGGCTACCAGGAAGGAATTACACAGGCGCGCATCCAAGGAGTTCCGATCGTGTCGATTGCAGCGATCATACAGCACAACACTTCCGGATTTGCATCGCCGGTTGAAAAAAATATCAAATCACCAAAGGATTTCGAAGGAAAGACTTACGGCGGCTGGGGCTCACCAGTAGAAAAATCGGTGATCAGCTCGTTAATGAAAAAAGAAAATGCTGATGTTAAGAAGGTAAAGTTTGTGAACATAGGACAAACAGATTTCTTTACCGCTGTGAAAAAGAACATTGATTTTGCCTGGATTTATTATGGATGGACAGGTATTGAAGCAGAGCTTCGCGGCGAGAAATTGAATATGGTGTATTTAACCGATTACTCCAAAAAGCTCGACTATTACACACCAGTATTAACCACAAGCGAACAAATGATTTCGAAAAAACCTGAGATTGTAAAAGCATTTGTTCGAGCTGCCTCAAAGGGCTATCAATTTGCAATTAAACACCCAAATGAAGCAGCAGATATTTTAATTAAAGCGGAGCCAGATCTCGATCCAAAACTTGTGAAAAAGAGCCAAGAATGGCTGGCATCAAAATATCAGGCTGATGCGCCAAGATGGGGCGAACAAAAGCTTGAAGTATGGGAAAATTATGCGTCCTGGATGTATGAAAATGGTTTATTGGACAAAAAGCTTGATGCCAAAAAAGCTTTCACCAATGAATTTTTGCCGAAATAG
- a CDS encoding Cof-type HAD-IIB family hydrolase encodes MGEKDLDIKLIALDMDGTLLNEKCEVPEENREAIKEAMEKGIHVVLSTGRSLLTCRDYAQSLELSSYLITVNGSEIWGPDGEIVERNLIDSELIKWLWDLSQTYKTYFWAVSTDKVYSRELSPEQIAASKWLKFGFDVEDDNVREIILNELKAMGKFEISNSSHTNIEVNPIGINKAKAIRKVCDFLGISMDHVMACGDSLNDIAMIKEAGLGIAMGNAQDIVKEAADYITETNEEAGVAKAIRKWALN; translated from the coding sequence ATGGGAGAGAAAGATTTGGATATTAAGTTGATTGCACTTGATATGGATGGGACTTTGCTTAATGAAAAGTGTGAAGTGCCTGAAGAGAATCGAGAAGCAATAAAAGAAGCAATGGAAAAAGGAATTCATGTTGTGCTCAGTACGGGAAGAAGTTTGTTGACATGCCGCGACTACGCCCAGTCGCTGGAACTATCTTCTTATCTCATTACGGTGAACGGAAGTGAAATTTGGGGGCCTGACGGCGAAATTGTTGAAAGAAACTTAATTGATTCCGAATTGATCAAGTGGCTATGGGACCTTTCACAAACATATAAAACATACTTTTGGGCTGTAAGTACAGACAAAGTTTACAGCAGGGAGCTTAGCCCTGAGCAGATTGCCGCATCAAAATGGCTGAAATTCGGCTTTGATGTAGAAGATGACAATGTCCGTGAAATAATTTTAAACGAATTGAAAGCAATGGGCAAATTCGAAATAAGCAATTCAAGCCACACCAACATCGAAGTTAATCCAATTGGTATTAACAAAGCAAAAGCGATTCGCAAAGTATGCGATTTTCTAGGTATTTCAATGGATCATGTAATGGCATGCGGCGACAGTTTAAACGATATTGCAATGATAAAAGAAGCAGGTTTGGGAATTGCAATGGGAAATGCCCAGGATATCGTCAAAGAAGCAGCCGATTATATAACTGAAACAAATGAAGAAGCCGGCGTAGCTAAAGCAATCCGGAAGTGGGCATTGAATTAA
- a CDS encoding ABC transporter permease, whose translation MKVLLLQCKTEILRVLRNRYFLFWSLAMPIVFYYIFTNVVNTNVPDKALWQAHYLMSMTVFSVMGSSMMTLGIRIVQERSKGWSKFIRITPLSDSVYFAAQMIGQSVIHVLSITVIFTAGAIINSVSLTPIEWIMSGIWILIGSAPFLALGTLIGLMKKVETAAAISNVLYMVLAVSGGLWMPLEIMPKLMQNIGKWLPSYNFGNGAWEIVRGGMPEWKNFLILVSYLFLFMILSKYIRRKQEAV comes from the coding sequence ATGAAGGTACTACTATTACAATGCAAAACAGAGATATTAAGGGTATTGCGGAATCGTTACTTCCTTTTTTGGTCATTGGCGATGCCAATTGTTTTCTATTACATTTTTACAAATGTCGTGAATACGAATGTACCCGACAAAGCCCTTTGGCAAGCACATTATTTAATGTCGATGACGGTTTTTAGTGTCATGGGTTCTTCGATGATGACGCTCGGCATACGCATCGTTCAAGAACGATCCAAAGGCTGGTCCAAGTTTATCCGCATTACACCGCTATCTGACAGCGTTTATTTTGCCGCGCAAATGATCGGCCAAAGCGTCATACATGTTCTTTCAATTACAGTTATTTTTACGGCCGGAGCCATTATCAATAGCGTTTCCTTAACTCCAATTGAATGGATCATGAGCGGCATTTGGATTTTAATTGGCTCGGCACCTTTTTTAGCATTAGGTACATTAATCGGCTTAATGAAAAAAGTAGAAACGGCAGCCGCCATCAGCAATGTACTTTATATGGTATTAGCAGTTTCCGGCGGATTGTGGATGCCTCTAGAAATTATGCCAAAATTGATGCAAAACATTGGAAAATGGCTGCCTTCGTATAATTTTGGCAACGGTGCGTGGGAAATTGTTCGCGGGGGAATGCCTGAGTGGAAGAATTTTCTGATATTAGTATCCTATTTGTTCCTGTTCATGATACTATCTAAATATATTAGAAGAAAACAAGAAGCGGTGTGA